Proteins found in one Synechococcus sp. LA31 genomic segment:
- a CDS encoding sirohydrochlorin chelatase, translating to MGNPAPQLDFNAVEGGPIGVLICGHGSRNRQAVGEFAQLAEGLRVLLPGVPVEYGYLEFARPILRDGLDSLRAQGVKRVLAVPGMLFAAGHAKNDIPSVLNTYAAETGLRIDYGRELGVDLSMIQAAGARIREALDASESAAASRGEEPVPLSDTLLVVVGRGSSDPDANSNVAKVARMLVEGFGFGWGETVYSGVTFPLVEPGLRHAVKLGFRRIVMFPYFLFSGVLVSRIRQHTQLVAADHPELEFVDASYLGDHPLVLNTFLERVQEVVRGETQMNCSLCKYRAQVLGFETEVGAPQQSHHHHVEGLVEACTLCELECTGACQPDGIPIPLGHHSHDHAHGHSHDHAHDHSHAHDHGHTHAPYPHADHPLGPRTLYKPRQKPEEKPGV from the coding sequence ATGGGCAACCCCGCGCCGCAGCTTGATTTCAACGCCGTTGAAGGTGGCCCGATCGGGGTGCTGATCTGTGGGCATGGCAGCCGCAACCGCCAGGCGGTGGGTGAATTCGCTCAGCTTGCGGAAGGCCTGCGCGTGCTGTTGCCGGGTGTGCCGGTGGAATACGGCTATCTGGAGTTCGCGCGGCCGATCCTGCGCGATGGGCTCGACAGCCTGCGGGCCCAGGGCGTGAAGCGGGTGTTGGCGGTGCCCGGGATGCTGTTCGCGGCTGGCCATGCCAAGAACGACATCCCCTCCGTGCTCAATACCTATGCGGCGGAAACCGGCCTGCGGATTGATTACGGCCGTGAGCTGGGTGTCGACCTGAGCATGATCCAGGCGGCCGGCGCCCGCATCCGCGAAGCCCTGGATGCGTCAGAGAGCGCCGCTGCCTCCCGTGGGGAGGAGCCGGTGCCCCTCAGCGACACGTTGCTGGTGGTGGTGGGGAGAGGCTCATCCGATCCCGATGCCAACTCCAACGTGGCCAAGGTGGCGCGGATGTTGGTGGAGGGCTTCGGCTTTGGCTGGGGCGAAACCGTGTATTCGGGCGTCACCTTCCCCTTGGTGGAGCCGGGCCTGCGCCATGCCGTGAAACTCGGCTTCCGCCGCATCGTGATGTTCCCCTACTTCCTCTTTTCGGGGGTGTTGGTGAGCCGCATCCGCCAGCACACCCAGCTGGTGGCGGCCGACCACCCGGAGCTGGAGTTTGTCGACGCGAGCTACCTGGGGGATCACCCGCTCGTGCTCAACACCTTCCTGGAGCGCGTGCAGGAGGTTGTACGCGGCGAGACCCAGATGAACTGCTCCCTCTGCAAATACCGCGCCCAGGTGCTCGGCTTTGAAACCGAGGTGGGCGCCCCCCAACAGAGCCATCACCACCACGTGGAAGGCCTGGTGGAAGCCTGCACCCTCTGCGAGCTCGAGTGCACCGGGGCTTGTCAGCCCGATGGCATCCCGATCCCGCTCGGGCACCACAGCCATGACCACGCGCACGGTCATTCCCACGATCACGCCCACGACCACAGCCATGCGCATGACCACGGCCACACCCATGCGCCCTATCCCCATGCCGACCACCCGCTGGGGCCGCGCACGCTTTACAAACCGCGGCAGAAACCGGAAGAAAAGCCTGGGGTTTGA
- a CDS encoding PIN domain-containing protein — MGALLLLDTSALLTLRDNEPGADRVERALSGPQQCYACFLTRMEVLYRVWKDEGESAGRLAYEQLKALPLQWIEASEPLLAAAGGIKARQPLSVAGLAQEWLG, encoded by the coding sequence ATGGGGGCGTTGTTGTTACTGGATACATCGGCCTTGCTCACACTCCGCGACAACGAGCCAGGCGCCGATCGTGTGGAGAGGGCTCTTTCTGGGCCACAGCAGTGTTACGCCTGCTTCCTGACACGAATGGAAGTGCTCTACCGCGTCTGGAAAGACGAAGGGGAATCAGCAGGTCGTTTGGCCTACGAGCAACTCAAGGCGCTGCCCCTTCAGTGGATTGAGGCGTCTGAGCCGCTCTTGGCTGCGGCTGGCGGGATCAAGGCTCGGCAACCGTTGTCTGTGGCCGGTCTTGCTCAGGAGTGGTTGGGATGA
- a CDS encoding AbrB/MazE/SpoVT family DNA-binding domain-containing protein → MSFAVRSTITSRGQTVIPAPIRERFSLGPSQRLEWTVDSDGSIRVVPVDPSPVKAFRGMGSV, encoded by the coding sequence GTGAGCTTTGCTGTGCGCAGCACGATTACGTCCCGAGGGCAGACAGTGATTCCGGCCCCGATCCGGGAGAGGTTTTCCCTGGGACCATCGCAGCGGCTGGAGTGGACGGTCGACAGCGATGGATCAATCCGAGTCGTGCCTGTTGACCCCTCTCCCGTGAAGGCCTTTCGTGGCATGGGCAGTGTTTGA
- a CDS encoding nucleotidyltransferase domain-containing protein has product MRSLTQSVLRWPSPEQVLQQTQRWAEEQQRQNPGLRRVGLFGSYSRGTASVGSDLDLLLIDDLAEGPQHERLRHWPLERLPLSCDALVLTSLEFAQLIGGESRMAQELQADLRWLC; this is encoded by the coding sequence GTGCGCTCGTTGACGCAATCGGTTCTGCGATGGCCCAGCCCTGAGCAGGTGCTGCAACAGACCCAACGGTGGGCTGAGGAGCAGCAACGCCAGAACCCCGGCCTCCGCCGGGTTGGTCTGTTTGGCAGCTACAGCCGCGGTACGGCCTCGGTGGGCAGTGATCTCGATCTGCTGCTGATCGACGACCTTGCTGAGGGGCCGCAACATGAGCGGCTCCGTCATTGGCCGCTAGAGCGCCTGCCCTTGAGTTGCGATGCCTTGGTGCTCACCTCGCTGGAATTCGCGCAGCTGATCGGCGGAGAGAGCCGCATGGCTCAGGAGCTCCAAGCCGATCTCCGTTGGTTGTGCTGA
- a CDS encoding HEPN domain-containing protein, whose translation MNRAADWLHQARADLSQAQLSADAGHHEWACFACHQAVEKALKALHLHHGQQSWGHGLGRCLRDLPPQALAALAAQVTDLEDRLRVLDALYIPTRYPDSLPEGAPTDHFGRLQSSDALSHARALVDAIGSAMAQP comes from the coding sequence ATGAATCGTGCAGCTGACTGGTTGCATCAGGCCAGAGCTGACCTCTCCCAGGCTCAACTCAGTGCCGATGCTGGCCACCATGAGTGGGCTTGCTTTGCTTGCCATCAAGCGGTTGAGAAGGCCCTCAAGGCGTTGCATCTTCACCACGGCCAACAAAGCTGGGGGCATGGTTTGGGGCGCTGCTTGCGTGACCTACCGCCGCAGGCGTTGGCAGCCCTCGCAGCCCAGGTGACCGATCTCGAAGATCGACTGCGGGTGCTCGACGCTCTCTACATCCCCACGCGCTATCCGGATAGCCTTCCAGAGGGTGCACCCACCGATCATTTCGGCCGGCTGCAAAGTTCGGATGCTCTCAGCCATGCCCGTGCGCTCGTTGACGCAATCGGTTCTGCGATGGCCCAGCCCTGA
- a CDS encoding ribbon-helix-helix protein, CopG family gives MAIGVRVEPELEQRLDRLARSLGKSRSACVREAIAQYVDRFADGDETRRQSALIAEHSRSNHWSEQLPDWADWTS, from the coding sequence ATGGCGATCGGCGTGCGAGTGGAGCCTGAACTTGAGCAGCGGCTCGACAGGCTGGCGCGCAGCCTTGGCAAGAGCCGCAGCGCCTGCGTACGCGAAGCGATTGCGCAGTATGTGGACCGTTTCGCGGATGGCGATGAAACCAGGCGGCAGTCGGCTTTGATTGCTGAGCACAGCCGCTCGAACCATTGGAGCGAACAGCTGCCCGACTGGGCTGATTGGACTTCATGA
- a CDS encoding type II toxin-antitoxin system PemK/MazF family toxin gives MTRMPLERGLVVTVASPGVYSGKPRPAVVVQANRWLDGHPSITLCPLTSTLIDAPLVRIAVAPSPGNGLPKRSQLMADKLFTVPAAAIGSMVGRLEAAAMADLDLALRDWLDLK, from the coding sequence ATGACACGGATGCCACTGGAACGGGGGCTCGTGGTGACCGTTGCCAGCCCAGGGGTGTATTCCGGGAAACCAAGACCGGCCGTGGTGGTACAGGCCAATCGATGGCTCGACGGACACCCCAGCATCACGCTCTGCCCGCTCACCAGCACCCTGATCGACGCACCGCTCGTACGCATTGCGGTGGCGCCCAGCCCAGGCAATGGTCTGCCCAAGCGGTCTCAACTCATGGCAGACAAGCTATTCACCGTACCTGCAGCAGCGATCGGCAGCATGGTTGGGCGCTTGGAAGCCGCAGCTATGGCCGACTTGGATCTCGCTCTTCGCGACTGGCTCGACCTCAAATAG
- a CDS encoding GNAT family N-acetyltransferase: MSGYRPPVLLAASHQLGGFQCRSQAQTAWLVDMARQAHGTGTTRVFVVSPVDQPDVVAYYAWCMASVAIADLPERLRRGAGRYPQPVALLARLGVDQRHEGQGLGAALLVDVITRLASLSDAIGCRALLVHTESEQARRFYEHLIPEFQPSPTDPLHLVLLLKDIRRTLKAIGA, from the coding sequence ATGAGTGGCTACCGGCCGCCGGTGCTGCTGGCGGCCAGCCATCAGCTCGGCGGATTCCAATGCCGCTCCCAGGCGCAAACAGCCTGGCTGGTGGACATGGCCCGGCAGGCCCATGGAACCGGCACCACCAGGGTGTTCGTTGTATCTCCCGTCGATCAGCCAGACGTGGTGGCCTATTACGCCTGGTGCATGGCGAGCGTGGCCATCGCCGATCTGCCTGAGCGGCTGCGCCGCGGTGCCGGCCGCTATCCCCAGCCCGTGGCCTTGCTGGCGCGCCTGGGGGTGGATCAACGCCATGAAGGTCAAGGTCTTGGAGCTGCCCTGCTGGTTGATGTGATCACACGCCTGGCCAGCCTCAGCGATGCCATTGGCTGTCGCGCGTTGCTGGTGCATACCGAATCAGAGCAAGCCCGGAGGTTCTATGAGCATCTGATTCCAGAGTTCCAGCCCTCACCCACGGATCCCCTCCATCTGGTGCTGTTGCTCAAGGACATCCGCCGCACCCTGAAGGCCATCGGCGCTTGA
- a CDS encoding DUF1778 domain-containing protein — protein sequence MRASQDDRDLLDRAAAALGTDRSSFLLSQGRLAAQQVLADREHFVLDAAAQQEWERINSCPARVLPGLKRLLERPSPFVPQA from the coding sequence TTGAGGGCCAGTCAGGACGATCGGGATCTGCTGGATCGGGCCGCCGCTGCCCTCGGCACCGACCGCAGTTCTTTTTTGCTCAGCCAAGGCCGCCTGGCAGCCCAGCAAGTGCTGGCTGATCGTGAGCACTTTGTTCTCGATGCCGCTGCCCAACAGGAATGGGAGCGGATCAACAGTTGCCCTGCCCGCGTTCTGCCTGGCCTGAAGCGTTTGTTGGAGCGGCCTTCACCCTTTGTGCCGCAGGCATGA
- a CDS encoding type II toxin-antitoxin system HicA family toxin — protein MGRLSGFRYRDVVKRLKHFGFAFDRQAAGSHEIWYQASGQRYTTITNHPGDLPEGTLRAILRQAGVSVDDFLSK, from the coding sequence ATGGGGCGACTCTCAGGTTTTCGCTACCGCGATGTGGTGAAGCGTCTGAAGCACTTCGGGTTTGCGTTCGATCGCCAGGCAGCGGGCTCCCATGAGATCTGGTACCAGGCTTCTGGTCAGCGCTACACCACCATCACCAATCACCCAGGCGACCTGCCTGAGGGAACCCTCCGGGCCATCCTGCGCCAAGCCGGCGTGAGTGTGGATGACTTCCTTTCAAAATGA
- a CDS encoding type II toxin-antitoxin system HicB family antitoxin produces the protein MAEWLVNLQVEQLPEGYYLATCASIPGLVAQGRTLTETLEIARDVARQLHEARLARGEHDAPPALAQSFELPVVLSA, from the coding sequence ATGGCCGAATGGCTTGTCAACCTGCAGGTGGAGCAGCTACCTGAGGGCTATTACCTGGCAACCTGCGCCAGTATTCCTGGTCTAGTTGCCCAGGGACGCACCCTCACCGAGACCCTTGAAATCGCGCGCGACGTTGCCAGGCAGCTGCACGAAGCACGCCTTGCGCGTGGCGAGCACGATGCCCCACCTGCTCTCGCCCAGTCATTCGAGCTTCCCGTCGTGCTCAGTGCGTGA
- a CDS encoding type II toxin-antitoxin system VapC family toxin: MIYLDTSVVVALLTPEDRSPQALDWFAQCREPLISSDWLITETHSALGIKQRHHGLSPENSQAAGEQFERLLQSGVELRSLERDRFRQAAELLLDPALGLRGGDALHLAVALHSHCTQLASFDRQMLTAAAALGMSPALD, translated from the coding sequence ATGATCTATCTCGACACCAGCGTGGTGGTGGCACTATTGACGCCAGAAGATCGCAGCCCTCAGGCTCTCGACTGGTTTGCACAGTGCCGAGAACCCCTGATCAGCAGCGATTGGCTGATCACCGAGACCCACAGTGCCCTGGGCATCAAGCAGCGCCATCACGGTCTCAGCCCTGAGAACAGCCAGGCGGCTGGGGAACAGTTCGAGCGCTTGCTGCAGAGCGGTGTTGAACTGCGCTCTCTCGAACGCGATCGCTTCCGTCAAGCAGCTGAGCTGCTTCTGGATCCAGCCCTCGGCCTCCGTGGTGGTGATGCCCTGCATCTTGCGGTGGCGCTGCACAGCCACTGCACCCAGTTGGCCAGCTTCGATCGGCAGATGTTGACAGCCGCGGCCGCCCTGGGGATGAGCCCAGCACTGGACTAA
- a CDS encoding AbrB/MazE/SpoVT family DNA-binding domain-containing protein produces the protein MPQSDSRGRDGVPHRRFHQSVRRWGNSLALRLPAACLRQAGLREGDQVEIVVGDDGRLSLEPLHQLDRSALAMDLRRLQATMPLTPSVMEECRAAERW, from the coding sequence GTGCCGCAGTCCGACTCTCGGGGCCGAGACGGTGTTCCGCATAGGCGCTTTCACCAGTCAGTCCGCCGCTGGGGAAACAGCCTGGCCCTGCGTCTCCCCGCTGCTTGTCTGCGTCAGGCCGGCCTGCGGGAAGGCGATCAGGTTGAGATCGTCGTCGGCGACGATGGCCGGTTGAGCCTGGAGCCTTTGCACCAATTGGATCGCTCGGCTCTCGCCATGGATCTGCGCCGGCTGCAGGCCACGATGCCCCTCACCCCTTCGGTGATGGAGGAATGCCGAGCCGCTGAGCGCTGGTGA
- a CDS encoding type II toxin-antitoxin system HicB family antitoxin: protein MKVSSEGCYLATCAGIPGLVAQGRTLTEIPAQSFEFPVVLSA, encoded by the coding sequence TTGAAAGTGTCTTCCGAGGGCTGTTACCTGGCCACCTGCGCCGGTATTCCTGGCCTGGTCGCCCAGGGTCGCACCCTCACCGAGATCCCTGCTCAGTCATTCGAGTTTCCTGTCGTGCTCAGTGCGTGA
- a CDS encoding AbrB/MazE/SpoVT family DNA-binding domain-containing protein — protein sequence MKVKVQTWGNSLGLRIPKAYATELGVRPGSEMEVNLEAGTLLARPAAAIDLNALLAEITAENQHAECDWGAASGVETW from the coding sequence ATGAAGGTCAAGGTGCAGACCTGGGGCAACAGCCTGGGTCTCAGGATCCCGAAGGCCTACGCCACGGAGCTCGGAGTTCGCCCTGGCAGCGAGATGGAGGTGAACCTGGAGGCCGGGACGCTGCTCGCCAGGCCCGCCGCCGCCATCGACCTGAACGCATTGTTAGCCGAGATCACAGCCGAGAACCAGCACGCGGAATGCGACTGGGGCGCAGCCAGCGGGGTTGAAACGTGGTGA
- a CDS encoding type II toxin-antitoxin system PemK/MazF family toxin: MVKAPERGALIWLTFTPQSGREQAGRRPALVVSPSAYNTKAGLALVCPITSKVKGYPFEVPLPNEGPVQGVVLADQLRSLDWRSRQADVIGPAPIAVLERVLQLLGALLNTA, encoded by the coding sequence GTGGTGAAAGCACCAGAGCGTGGCGCGCTGATCTGGCTGACCTTCACGCCACAGAGCGGCCGTGAGCAGGCTGGGCGACGGCCGGCGCTGGTGGTGTCGCCATCGGCCTACAACACCAAAGCGGGCCTGGCTCTGGTTTGTCCGATCACCAGCAAGGTGAAGGGCTACCCCTTCGAAGTGCCGCTGCCGAATGAGGGGCCGGTGCAGGGCGTGGTGCTCGCAGATCAGCTGCGCAGCCTGGATTGGCGCAGCCGCCAGGCAGACGTGATTGGTCCAGCGCCGATTGCAGTGCTGGAGCGAGTGCTGCAACTGCTTGGGGCGCTCTTGAACACTGCGTAG
- a CDS encoding nucleoside-diphosphate sugar epimerase/dehydratase yields MAFRTLTTTLLRLGPLNRRLLLIAADALLLPLAVWLSFWLRLAHPFTPNFVEGLWLVPAVWLIGLPLYALSGQYKGLTRYVGSLALYRLAGRNGLLVLLLALTGVVLRLPLPPRSSWLLLWVLLTGFTGAVRFALRDVLLSLQNKPRHALTRVAIYGAGAAGVQLAAALRLAGSHSVELFVDDAPHLWRREINGVPIQPPQLLHERAAEIDQVLLAIPSLSRSRRRRITADLQELGIPLLQVPSVDDITSGRARIDALRPIAIEELLGRDAVPPNPALLGPGIAGSCVCVTGAGGSIGSELCRQILRLQPRRLVLLERSEPSLYAIHQELQGLLPEGVDLKPVLGSAADAALVERLFRQQGVSVVFHAAAYKHVPLVEANPLAGLANNVLSTRVVCRAACAAGVNEVVLISTDKAVRPTNVMGASKRVAELVVQASAQELAARSLERGRQPGTRLAMVRFGNVLGSSGSVVPLFRKQIAEGGPITLTHPEIIRYFMTIPEAAQLVLQAAVLAKGGDVFLLDMGEPVRIKALAEQMVRLSGLSLRDARNPGGDIEIVCTGLRPGEKLYEELLIDAESEPTEHPLIYRAHERAVPPSELWPQIDALEAAIQRQDVEAALKVLAVLVPEWQRDGGLNGPGATVAAVAEGKDSGAPRTGVGG; encoded by the coding sequence ATGGCATTCCGCACCCTGACCACAACCCTGCTGCGCCTCGGTCCGCTGAACCGCCGGCTGTTGCTGATCGCCGCCGATGCGTTATTGCTGCCACTGGCGGTGTGGCTGAGCTTCTGGTTGCGATTGGCGCATCCGTTCACACCCAATTTTGTGGAAGGGCTGTGGCTGGTGCCGGCGGTGTGGCTGATCGGTCTGCCGCTCTATGCCCTCAGCGGCCAATACAAGGGCCTCACCCGCTACGTGGGCAGCCTGGCGCTCTATCGCCTCGCTGGCCGCAACGGTCTGTTGGTGCTGTTGCTTGCGCTCACTGGAGTGGTGCTCAGGTTGCCGCTTCCGCCGCGCAGCAGTTGGTTGTTGCTCTGGGTGTTGCTCACCGGCTTCACCGGTGCGGTTCGTTTTGCGCTGCGCGATGTGTTGCTCAGCCTGCAGAACAAACCGCGCCATGCCCTCACCCGCGTGGCGATCTACGGCGCCGGTGCTGCGGGCGTTCAGCTCGCCGCTGCGCTGCGCTTGGCCGGTAGCCACAGCGTGGAGCTGTTTGTGGATGATGCGCCCCATCTCTGGCGCCGCGAGATCAATGGTGTGCCGATCCAGCCGCCGCAGTTGCTGCACGAGCGCGCAGCCGAGATCGATCAGGTGCTGCTGGCGATTCCCTCGCTGAGTCGCAGCCGCCGGCGCCGCATCACAGCCGACCTGCAGGAGCTGGGCATCCCCTTGCTGCAGGTGCCCTCGGTGGACGACATCACCAGCGGCCGCGCCCGCATTGATGCCTTGCGCCCGATCGCGATCGAGGAACTGCTCGGCCGCGATGCCGTGCCCCCCAACCCAGCTTTGCTTGGTCCTGGGATCGCTGGCTCCTGCGTGTGCGTAACAGGCGCTGGCGGTTCGATCGGCAGTGAGCTGTGCCGCCAGATCCTGCGGCTGCAGCCGCGGAGGCTGGTGTTGCTGGAGCGCAGCGAGCCGAGCTTGTATGCCATCCACCAGGAGCTGCAAGGCCTCCTTCCGGAGGGTGTGGATCTAAAGCCGGTGCTCGGCAGCGCCGCCGATGCAGCCCTGGTGGAGCGCCTGTTCCGCCAGCAGGGGGTGTCGGTGGTGTTCCACGCCGCCGCCTACAAACACGTGCCGCTGGTGGAAGCCAACCCCCTGGCGGGCTTGGCCAACAACGTGCTCTCCACCCGCGTGGTCTGCCGCGCTGCCTGCGCTGCGGGTGTGAACGAGGTGGTGCTGATCTCCACCGACAAAGCGGTGCGTCCTACGAATGTGATGGGCGCCAGCAAACGCGTAGCCGAACTGGTGGTGCAGGCCAGTGCCCAGGAGCTGGCCGCACGATCCCTTGAGAGGGGGCGTCAACCGGGAACCCGCCTGGCGATGGTGCGATTTGGCAACGTTCTCGGCTCATCCGGCTCGGTGGTGCCCCTGTTCCGCAAGCAGATTGCTGAGGGCGGACCGATCACCCTCACCCACCCGGAGATCATCCGCTACTTCATGACCATCCCCGAGGCCGCCCAGCTGGTGCTTCAGGCCGCGGTGCTGGCCAAGGGCGGTGATGTGTTCCTGCTGGATATGGGCGAACCGGTGCGGATCAAGGCTCTGGCCGAACAGATGGTGCGCCTCAGCGGTTTGTCGCTGCGGGATGCCCGCAACCCTGGCGGCGACATCGAGATCGTGTGCACCGGCCTGCGGCCTGGCGAGAAGCTCTATGAGGAGCTGCTGATTGATGCGGAATCGGAGCCCACAGAGCACCCGTTGATCTACCGGGCCCATGAACGGGCGGTGCCGCCGTCGGAGCTGTGGCCGCAGATTGATGCGCTGGAGGCGGCGATTCAGCGGCAGGATGTGGAGGCTGCTCTCAAGGTGTTGGCGGTGTTGGTGCCGGAGTGGCAGCGGGATGGTGGATTGAACGGGCCTGGTGCCACCGTGGCTGCTGTTGCTGAGGGCAAGGATTCAGGCGCTCCACGAACGGGGGTTGGTGGGTAA
- a CDS encoding helix-turn-helix transcriptional regulator — protein MALRSGLINPERECASEASPELPIGSTEELGTALRRSRKALGLTQAELALAAGVGLRFVGEVEAGKPSAQLGRVMQLIEALGGSLVLRSGPVPPEA, from the coding sequence ATGGCGCTCCGCTCTGGCCTAATCAATCCTGAACGGGAATGTGCAAGCGAGGCTTCGCCTGAGCTTCCAATCGGTTCGACAGAGGAGCTGGGGACCGCTCTACGGCGCAGCCGTAAGGCGCTGGGACTCACCCAGGCAGAGCTGGCCCTGGCCGCGGGGGTGGGACTGCGTTTTGTGGGAGAGGTGGAAGCGGGCAAGCCTTCAGCGCAGCTGGGACGCGTGATGCAGCTGATCGAGGCCCTCGGCGGCAGCCTTGTTCTGCGCAGTGGCCCCGTGCCACCAGAAGCATGA
- a CDS encoding type II toxin-antitoxin system HipA family toxin codes for MKNEATGELGVWLLGERAGTLWLENGGLRFRYDTHWLEHSGVMALSQSLPLQVEAFDDQVCRPFFAGLLPEGELRRRIAQQCQLSQANDFGLLAAIGGDCAGAVSLTPEDQAPEPAEVEWLEPTQLIALLTELPQRPMLAQRDGLRLSLAGAQDKLPVVVEGQRLGLPKGSAASTHILKPAIAAVDDSVTNEAFCMALATRMKLRVADTQILMAADQRILLVRRYDRRRADDGAWSRLHQEDFCQALAVPPDLKYQNEGGPDLQACFSLLRRATRPSAPEVIRLLDAVIFNALIGNHDAHAKNFSILYQQQRGVLAPLYDLLCTAVYPTLTDKMAMKVGSKYRLTEVQVRHWEQLAKAAGLSGAQTKKRVAGIAKRLPICARGLQREALYSGQPLVERIISLIEQRCALTLERLNT; via the coding sequence ATGAAGAACGAAGCCACAGGAGAGCTGGGCGTGTGGCTGCTGGGTGAACGGGCCGGAACGCTATGGCTTGAGAACGGGGGCCTGCGCTTTCGGTACGACACGCACTGGCTGGAGCACAGCGGTGTGATGGCTCTGTCGCAGAGCCTGCCGCTGCAGGTGGAGGCGTTCGACGACCAGGTCTGCCGACCGTTTTTCGCCGGCCTGCTGCCGGAAGGAGAGCTGCGCCGCAGGATTGCCCAGCAGTGCCAGCTCTCGCAAGCCAATGACTTCGGCCTGCTGGCCGCCATCGGCGGGGACTGCGCCGGTGCGGTGAGCCTGACTCCCGAGGATCAAGCGCCAGAGCCAGCCGAGGTGGAATGGCTGGAACCAACGCAGCTGATCGCGCTGCTGACTGAGTTGCCCCAGCGGCCAATGCTGGCGCAACGCGATGGGCTGCGACTCTCGCTGGCCGGCGCCCAGGACAAGCTTCCGGTGGTTGTTGAGGGGCAGCGCCTCGGCTTGCCCAAAGGCAGTGCTGCCAGCACCCACATCCTCAAACCGGCCATCGCAGCTGTGGACGACAGCGTGACCAACGAAGCGTTCTGCATGGCGCTGGCCACGAGGATGAAGCTGCGTGTGGCAGACACACAGATCCTGATGGCGGCTGATCAACGGATCCTGCTGGTGCGCCGTTACGACCGCCGCCGAGCTGACGATGGCGCCTGGAGTCGCCTGCATCAGGAGGACTTCTGCCAGGCTCTGGCGGTTCCACCCGACCTTAAATATCAGAATGAGGGTGGACCTGATCTGCAGGCCTGCTTCTCACTGCTGCGCCGAGCAACCAGGCCCAGCGCCCCGGAAGTGATCCGTCTTCTGGATGCCGTGATCTTCAATGCCTTGATTGGTAATCACGACGCCCACGCCAAGAATTTTTCGATTCTCTATCAACAGCAGAGAGGAGTCCTGGCTCCGCTTTACGACCTGCTCTGCACAGCAGTGTATCCCACGCTCACCGACAAAATGGCCATGAAGGTGGGCAGCAAATACCGCTTGACCGAGGTGCAGGTTCGCCACTGGGAGCAATTGGCCAAGGCAGCAGGGTTGTCTGGAGCTCAGACTAAAAAGCGCGTTGCGGGGATCGCCAAGCGACTGCCAATCTGTGCTCGCGGGTTGCAAAGGGAAGCGCTGTATTCGGGTCAGCCGCTGGTGGAGCGCATCATCTCGCTGATCGAACAGCGTTGCGCACTCACTCTGGAGCGTTTGAACACCTGA